Proteins encoded by one window of Deinococcus radiodurans R1 = ATCC 13939 = DSM 20539:
- a CDS encoding AzlC family ABC transporter permease: MNFSTSFWQGFRALVPLWLGTVPFALAYAVTARAAGLSVGDTCLMSLTTFAGASQFAAAGLFGAHAGGLSIVLTTFLLNARHLLYGLSLARELRLTLPQRVVAAQFLTDEAYGVAVVSGARLPGGLTFAFLLGAELSLYLSWNVSTLLGALAGSVLPPPEQLGVGVVFPLAFLGLLVPLVVDRLSLLVALAAGLGGWALSRVLPGGLVILLAGVGGALLGAALLTRREQRAGVRA; encoded by the coding sequence ATGAACTTCTCCACTTCCTTCTGGCAGGGCTTCCGGGCGCTGGTGCCGCTGTGGCTGGGCACGGTGCCCTTTGCGCTGGCCTACGCCGTGACGGCCCGGGCGGCGGGTCTGAGCGTGGGGGACACCTGCCTGATGAGCCTGACCACCTTCGCCGGGGCCTCGCAGTTCGCGGCGGCGGGGCTGTTCGGCGCCCACGCGGGCGGGCTGAGCATCGTCCTGACCACCTTTTTGCTCAACGCCCGGCATCTGCTCTACGGCCTGAGCCTGGCGCGGGAGCTGCGGCTGACCCTGCCCCAGCGCGTGGTTGCCGCGCAGTTTCTGACCGATGAGGCGTATGGCGTGGCGGTGGTCAGCGGCGCCCGGTTGCCCGGCGGCCTGACCTTCGCCTTTCTGCTCGGCGCCGAACTCAGCCTGTACCTGTCGTGGAATGTCAGCACCCTGCTCGGCGCCCTTGCCGGGTCGGTGCTGCCCCCGCCCGAGCAGCTCGGGGTGGGCGTGGTCTTTCCGCTCGCTTTCCTCGGGCTGCTGGTGCCGCTGGTCGTGGACCGCCTCAGCCTGCTGGTGGCGCTGGCCGCTGGCCTGGGCGGGTGGGCGCTCTCGCGGGTGCTGCCGGGCGGGCTGGTCATCCTGCTCGCCGGGGTCGGCGGGGCGCTGCTGGGGGCGGCCCTGCTCACGCGGCGGGAACAGCGGGCGGGAGTGCGGGCATGA
- a CDS encoding AzlD domain-containing protein: MSVLAVLLLMWAVTYPMRFLGLSLGGVRLPPFWLNFLKFVPVSVFAALVVPDVLGSPEWTWRLPAALVAGLLIWRTKNLGAGIIAGFAAYWLARVAGL; encoded by the coding sequence ATGAGCGTTCTCGCCGTGCTCTTGCTGATGTGGGCGGTCACCTATCCCATGCGTTTCCTTGGGCTGTCGCTCGGCGGCGTACGGCTGCCGCCCTTCTGGCTCAATTTCCTGAAGTTTGTGCCGGTCAGCGTCTTCGCCGCGCTGGTCGTGCCGGACGTGCTCGGCAGCCCGGAATGGACCTGGCGCCTGCCCGCCGCCCTGGTCGCGGGCCTGCTCATCTGGCGCACGAAGAACCTCGGCGCCGGCATCATCGCGGGCTTCGCGGCGTACTGGCTGGCGCGGGTGGCGGGGTTGTAG
- the pfkA gene encoding 6-phosphofructokinase, translated as MTQPDMAYPNPAGIKRVAVLTSGGDAPGMNAAIRAVVRTGAQQGIEVVGVRRGFSGLHRGEVQLLGPRDVANTIQRGGTILLTARSHTWRSPEGRAKGAAVLREWGVDGLVVIGGDGSFHGGYFLQEEHGIPVIGVPGTIDNDLYGTDHTIGYFTAVETALEAVDKLRDTGASHERIFVIEVMGRHAGHIALDVAVAGGAEEVFIPEDKKPIGDVVNIVKDSIAKGKRGSIIIVAEGYDGGAEAVAQAIHAGTGLETRVSILGHIQRGGTPVSSDRILASRLGEAAVYALMDGKKGVMVGRIGGGIAYTPLHETWEKRKDVSRDLYRCAKMLSI; from the coding sequence ATGACCCAACCTGACATGGCCTACCCCAACCCCGCCGGCATCAAGCGCGTGGCCGTCCTGACGAGCGGCGGCGACGCGCCCGGCATGAACGCCGCCATTCGCGCCGTGGTCCGCACGGGTGCCCAGCAGGGCATCGAAGTCGTCGGCGTGCGCCGGGGCTTTTCCGGCCTGCACCGGGGCGAAGTGCAGCTTCTGGGCCCGCGCGACGTGGCGAACACCATTCAGCGCGGCGGCACCATTCTGCTCACCGCCCGCAGCCACACCTGGCGCTCGCCGGAAGGCCGGGCCAAAGGGGCGGCGGTGCTGCGCGAGTGGGGCGTGGACGGCTTGGTGGTCATCGGCGGCGACGGCTCCTTTCACGGCGGGTACTTTTTGCAAGAGGAACACGGCATCCCGGTCATCGGCGTGCCGGGCACCATCGACAACGACCTGTACGGCACTGACCACACCATCGGGTACTTCACGGCAGTGGAAACGGCGCTCGAAGCGGTGGACAAGCTACGCGACACGGGCGCGAGCCACGAGCGCATCTTCGTCATCGAGGTGATGGGCCGCCACGCCGGGCACATCGCGCTCGACGTGGCGGTGGCGGGCGGCGCCGAGGAAGTCTTTATTCCCGAAGACAAAAAACCCATCGGCGACGTGGTGAACATCGTCAAGGACAGCATTGCCAAGGGCAAGCGGGGCAGCATCATCATCGTGGCCGAGGGCTATGACGGCGGCGCCGAGGCGGTCGCGCAGGCCATTCACGCCGGCACCGGCCTGGAAACCCGCGTCAGCATCCTGGGGCACATCCAGCGTGGCGGCACCCCGGTCAGCTCGGACCGCATCCTGGCGAGCCGACTGGGCGAAGCCGCCGTCTACGCCCTGATGGACGGCAAAAAGGGCGTGATGGTGGGGCGCATCGGCGGGGGCATCGCCTACACGCCGCTGCACGAAACCTGGGAAAAGCGCAAGGACGTGAGCCGCGACCTTTACCGCTGCGCCAAGATGTTGAGCATTTAA
- the rsmI gene encoding 16S rRNA (cytidine(1402)-2'-O)-methyltransferase, translated as MRTEEVPLEAADAEAEFDWDTAGTLESTDGSRVWLVPTPVGNLGDLTLRALEVLRGADAVACEDTRRTGALLSHLDIRRPLVRLDAHTMHRAAQVLEKYPRLAYVSDAGTPGISDPGAELVQAAVAQDIPVEVLPGATAFVPALVLSGLPTARFTFEGFLPRSGRERKERLAALAARAETTILYESPHRLHATLLDLAASCGEGRPASVTRELSKRFEETRRGPLSELAPHFAEGVRGEIVVVVGGRSDEEAQAGAPDFSALAAQLAAEGLSVRDLRARLMAAGMRKNEAYALALQAGGPVASPTPLPDAATMSGEDPS; from the coding sequence ATGAGGACTGAAGAAGTGCCGCTGGAGGCTGCCGACGCTGAGGCCGAGTTCGACTGGGACACCGCTGGCACGCTGGAGAGTACGGATGGCAGCCGCGTCTGGTTGGTCCCCACCCCCGTCGGCAACCTCGGCGACCTGACGCTGCGGGCGCTGGAGGTGCTGCGCGGGGCCGACGCGGTGGCGTGCGAGGACACCCGCCGCACCGGGGCGCTGCTCTCGCACCTCGATATTCGCCGCCCGCTGGTACGTCTGGACGCCCACACCATGCACCGCGCCGCGCAGGTGCTGGAAAAGTATCCCCGGCTCGCCTACGTATCCGACGCGGGCACGCCCGGCATCAGCGACCCCGGCGCCGAACTGGTGCAGGCTGCCGTGGCTCAGGACATTCCGGTGGAGGTGCTGCCCGGCGCGACGGCCTTCGTGCCCGCGCTGGTGCTCTCGGGGCTGCCCACCGCTCGCTTTACCTTCGAAGGCTTTTTGCCCCGCAGTGGACGTGAGCGCAAGGAACGGCTCGCGGCCCTCGCGGCGCGGGCGGAGACGACCATCCTGTACGAGAGCCCGCACCGCCTGCACGCCACGCTGCTCGACCTCGCGGCGAGTTGCGGCGAGGGGCGCCCGGCGAGCGTGACCCGCGAACTCTCCAAGCGCTTCGAGGAAACGCGGCGCGGCCCGCTGAGCGAGCTGGCGCCCCATTTTGCCGAGGGTGTACGCGGCGAAATCGTAGTGGTGGTGGGAGGCCGCAGTGACGAGGAAGCCCAAGCGGGAGCGCCCGATTTCTCCGCTCTGGCCGCGCAGCTCGCCGCCGAGGGCCTGAGCGTGCGTGACCTGCGTGCCCGGCTGATGGCGGCGGGAATGCGCAAGAACGAGGCTTACGCCCTGGCGCTGCAAGCGGGCGGGCCGGTCGCCTCCCCGACCCCCCTACCAGACGCAGCTACCATGTCAGGCGAGGACCCCTCATGA